A genomic window from Lactobacillus sp. ESL0677 includes:
- the yidC gene encoding membrane protein insertase YidC has product MKDILTKRNVKRLLTLLAVVAIAVVLTGCAAQTNAKVAPVSHTSGSWWNRWIIYYMSVFILWLAKIMSNSYGWAIIVFTVIVRVILYPLSAISIKSTTKMQAIQPEINALRKKYPGNDTESRTLLSQETNKLYKEAGINPYAGCLPLIIQFPVMYALYGAIWQTPQLQTGHFLWMDLGKPDPYFIMPILSMILTFLSTYISQLSTPKESQTASTKMMTYGMSIMVGVMGIYFQSAIVLYWVVSNLFQVGQTFILQNPIKYRKAQEAKAEAERERKRQLRRTYKRLKRKK; this is encoded by the coding sequence GTGAAAGACATTTTAACTAAGAGAAATGTCAAACGTCTGCTTACACTGCTAGCAGTTGTTGCAATCGCTGTTGTGTTAACGGGTTGTGCAGCACAAACTAACGCCAAAGTGGCACCAGTTTCGCATACTAGTGGTAGCTGGTGGAATCGCTGGATCATTTATTATATGTCGGTCTTTATCCTATGGCTGGCTAAAATTATGAGCAATAGTTACGGGTGGGCAATCATTGTCTTCACTGTAATTGTGCGGGTTATTTTGTATCCGCTTAGTGCGATTTCGATTAAGAGTACGACGAAGATGCAAGCAATTCAACCGGAGATTAATGCATTACGCAAAAAGTATCCGGGTAATGATACGGAATCGCGGACGTTATTGTCCCAAGAAACTAATAAGCTTTATAAGGAAGCTGGGATTAATCCGTATGCTGGTTGTTTGCCGCTAATTATCCAGTTTCCGGTAATGTATGCCTTGTATGGCGCAATCTGGCAAACACCGCAACTTCAAACAGGCCATTTTTTATGGATGGATTTAGGTAAACCAGATCCTTACTTCATTATGCCGATTTTGTCGATGATTTTGACGTTCCTGTCAACTTACATTAGTCAGTTGTCAACGCCAAAGGAATCACAAACAGCGTCAACTAAGATGATGACTTATGGGATGTCAATTATGGTTGGTGTAATGGGAATTTACTTCCAGTCAGCGATTGTTTTGTACTGGGTAGTTTCTAACCTCTTCCAAGTTGGCCAAACCTTTATCTTGCAGAATCCGATTAAATATCGCAAGGCGCAAGAAGCTAAGGCAGAAGCCGAACGTGAACGTAAACGTCAACTTAGAAGAACCTATAAGCGTTTAAAGCGTAAAAAGTAA
- the rnpA gene encoding ribonuclease P protein component translates to MRKSYRVKTENDFQRVFKSGNSVANRAFVIYKIDKTENKHFRVGISVGKKVGHTAVVRNRLKRYIRAVLTENKPAIEAQIDFLVIARPYARNFKMAEVRKNLLHALFLANIIEEIPDEVEED, encoded by the coding sequence AGTTAAAACTGAAAATGATTTTCAGCGAGTTTTTAAATCTGGTAATTCAGTGGCAAACCGTGCTTTTGTCATCTATAAAATAGATAAAACAGAAAATAAACATTTTCGGGTGGGGATTTCTGTTGGCAAAAAGGTGGGTCATACTGCCGTTGTTCGCAACCGGCTCAAACGTTATATTCGTGCGGTTCTTACTGAAAATAAGCCTGCAATTGAAGCGCAAATTGACTTTTTAGTGATTGCTAGACCATATGCGCGTAACTTTAAAATGGCTGAAGTCAGAAAGAACTTGCTGCACGCACTCTTTTTGGCCAATATTATTGAAGAAATACCTGATGAAGTTGAGGAAGATTAG